The Haloplanus sp. CK5-1 genome contains a region encoding:
- a CDS encoding DEAD/DEAH box helicase encodes MVPDRPAYTFPEGFDLYDWQTEAATRWFSDETTGPERGIAQVVTGAGKTVMALEVVRQWLADHPDGVVTVVVPTKVLMHQWLEELVETLGVPAGDIGWLGDGHKDGFEDGYRVLVSIVNSAVKDGSLSQTVRNADVTDHLLIADECHRYTGDTFSNVFDCHRTASLGLSATPLSDPTADERSPEDELLVANLGEIYYDLSYDEGQRRGLIPDFRINYVGFELTDDERMAYQRLTDAVVDAVTDIEQQYQNRLYELSGSFSRKLQIIRNDADRATPAISDYFKYTQERRELVADAVARQAVTLDLLEDSVDNEQKAIVFQERIEQLERMVAPKETRGRDARTGELSETDVDRAQLYDRYPALKRIDEKLEELFFTASYRPVMYHSGHRNTVWNDFAIEWFSDDGFANVMLSVKALIEGVDVPSADLGIVRVSSGSVRQRIQTLGRILRTGEDPDKRAELFVLYARDTVDANIFERYDWRNELSQAEVRHLTWETEEDAITGHLRSATDGEIPDPPTSQTIPDPAELEQGDPYPGPSDGFEFSVDAEGRPFTSTRDSRTFIESASYQDAASFIQEAKGGGSVTVNEANHAVTYLGDSLVFVGVVDDPTEIEYEQNTAGGLTDDSGFSLDDMDR; translated from the coding sequence ATGGTGCCAGATCGACCGGCCTACACGTTCCCCGAAGGGTTCGACCTGTACGACTGGCAGACGGAAGCCGCGACGCGGTGGTTCTCCGACGAGACGACTGGCCCCGAACGCGGTATCGCACAGGTGGTGACCGGTGCCGGGAAAACCGTGATGGCACTCGAAGTCGTGCGTCAGTGGCTCGCCGATCACCCGGATGGAGTGGTGACGGTCGTGGTCCCGACGAAGGTACTCATGCACCAGTGGCTCGAAGAACTCGTCGAAACACTCGGTGTCCCCGCCGGCGACATCGGCTGGCTCGGCGATGGACACAAAGACGGATTCGAGGACGGATATCGGGTACTCGTTTCGATCGTCAATTCTGCGGTCAAAGACGGGTCGCTGTCACAGACGGTACGAAACGCCGACGTCACCGACCATCTGCTCATCGCCGACGAATGTCACCGCTATACTGGCGACACCTTCTCCAACGTGTTCGACTGTCACAGAACAGCTAGCTTAGGACTCTCTGCGACCCCACTGTCCGACCCGACCGCTGATGAACGGAGCCCTGAAGACGAACTGTTGGTTGCGAACCTCGGCGAGATCTACTACGACCTATCGTACGACGAAGGCCAACGCCGTGGTCTCATTCCCGACTTCCGAATCAATTACGTCGGGTTCGAACTCACTGACGACGAGCGGATGGCGTACCAGCGGTTAACCGATGCCGTGGTTGACGCCGTCACCGATATCGAGCAGCAATACCAGAACCGGTTATACGAGCTCAGTGGGAGCTTCTCACGGAAACTACAGATCATTCGGAACGATGCCGACAGAGCAACCCCAGCGATTTCGGATTATTTCAAATACACACAGGAGCGACGGGAACTGGTGGCTGACGCGGTCGCTCGGCAAGCCGTAACGCTAGACCTGTTGGAAGATAGTGTGGACAACGAGCAGAAAGCGATCGTGTTCCAGGAGCGAATCGAGCAGTTGGAGCGGATGGTCGCCCCGAAAGAGACACGCGGCCGTGACGCACGGACTGGCGAACTTTCGGAGACGGATGTCGACCGCGCGCAACTCTACGACCGCTACCCGGCATTGAAACGAATCGACGAGAAACTAGAAGAGTTGTTCTTTACGGCGAGTTACCGCCCCGTCATGTATCATTCCGGACACCGAAACACGGTGTGGAACGACTTTGCCATCGAATGGTTCAGCGACGACGGGTTTGCAAACGTCATGCTGAGCGTCAAGGCGCTTATCGAAGGTGTCGACGTGCCGTCCGCTGATCTCGGCATCGTCCGTGTCTCTTCCGGGAGCGTCAGACAACGCATCCAAACGCTCGGCCGTATCCTTCGGACCGGCGAGGATCCAGACAAGCGAGCAGAGTTGTTTGTGCTCTACGCACGTGACACGGTTGATGCAAATATCTTCGAGCGATACGACTGGCGGAACGAACTTTCACAGGCTGAGGTCCGTCATCTCACGTGGGAAACCGAAGAGGATGCGATCACCGGTCATCTCAGATCTGCAACTGACGGCGAAATTCCTGATCCTCCGACGAGTCAAACCATCCCGGACCCTGCGGAGTTGGAACAGGGCGATCCGTACCCGGGGCCGAGCGACGGATTCGAGTTCAGTGTCGATGCTGAAGGCCGTCCGTTCACTAGTACACGAGACAGTCGAACGTTCATCGAGTCGGCGAGCTACCAAGACGCCGCCTCGTTCATCCAGGAGGCGAAAGGCGGTGGGAGCGTGACAGTCAACGAGGCAAACCATGCAGTGACCTATCTTGGCGACTCGCTCGTCTTCGTCGGTGTTGTCGATGACCCCACAGAGATCGAATATGAACAAAATACCGCCGGTGGGTTAACCGACGACTCGGGGTTCTCTTTAGATGACATGGATAGGTAG
- a CDS encoding HNH endonuclease, producing MTHAFRVGQQYRDTGSYRNPGDQFLRWIRGPLDTGIKNTGGIRDLGADRSDIPAALVLVSNDSGISQHDDPWEDMLAVNAGYISYWGDAKASKPYDKSAQNQKIKAAFDNAAAGRREDVPPVLVFRKPESGVVEFCGLCVPDHFEVHAYQADDGTQVPNYQFHFSILNTNAVPVTWLHDRAQQNDDSEAPSVWQQWLQTGEVAQWPTGESLDSSGRIRRYETSEITVSDAFRADILDRYDHACTLTGIREDELLDLAHILPRNQHPELAEHPENVLVLNSLHHRAFDAALFTIDSDYRIQASPAFDPAHPFLRETILDRQGEQLSFPPTVEIRPSFLEELNTGLSWL from the coding sequence ATGACACACGCGTTTCGGGTCGGGCAGCAATACCGCGACACTGGTAGTTACCGCAACCCGGGGGACCAGTTCCTGCGGTGGATCCGTGGCCCGCTCGACACTGGCATCAAGAATACCGGCGGCATCCGTGATCTCGGTGCGGACCGGTCTGATATCCCTGCTGCGCTCGTGCTCGTCTCCAACGACAGCGGCATCTCCCAGCACGACGATCCGTGGGAGGACATGCTCGCCGTCAACGCCGGCTACATCAGTTACTGGGGCGACGCAAAGGCCTCAAAGCCCTACGATAAATCCGCGCAGAACCAGAAAATCAAGGCCGCCTTCGACAACGCTGCAGCCGGTCGGCGCGAAGACGTCCCGCCCGTCCTCGTGTTCCGCAAACCCGAATCAGGCGTCGTCGAATTCTGCGGGCTCTGCGTCCCCGACCACTTCGAAGTCCACGCATACCAGGCCGATGACGGGACCCAGGTCCCGAATTACCAGTTCCACTTCTCGATCCTCAACACCAACGCCGTACCCGTCACGTGGCTGCACGACCGCGCCCAGCAGAACGACGACAGCGAGGCACCGTCCGTCTGGCAGCAGTGGCTCCAGACCGGAGAGGTGGCCCAGTGGCCGACCGGAGAATCCCTTGATTCGAGTGGCCGTATTCGCCGCTACGAAACATCTGAAATCACCGTGAGCGACGCCTTCCGGGCGGACATACTCGACCGCTACGACCACGCGTGTACCCTGACCGGAATTCGAGAAGATGAACTGCTTGATCTCGCACATATCCTCCCACGAAATCAACACCCAGAACTCGCCGAACATCCGGAAAACGTTCTCGTATTGAACTCACTGCACCACCGCGCGTTCGACGCCGCGCTGTTTACCATTGACAGCGACTACCGCATCCAAGCAAGTCCCGCATTCGACCCAGCCCATCCGTTCCTCCGCGAAACGATTCTTGACCGGCAAGGCGAACAACTCTCGTTCCCACCCACTGTAGAGATCCGTCCATCCTTCCTCGAAGAACTCAACACTGGCCTCTCGTGGTTATAG
- a CDS encoding HEAT repeat domain-containing protein, whose protein sequence is MHVLAFDRDWTVDVNPHPRREAVPLEWVQYWAHKAGHEVWAIGNQDLVEEADIPGTVESIRQRDGHVDALGEQDEYGYYEWWPEREERLRILAELFPDAEGYIAVDDLDLGHVDGWEHYHAWDFVEYVRQGELGLSAPPSTDLSPDGGFESGDAVRDILEEGCVFELTHRTDGKQKTHLVTHFEPDRPSMTPLKGPPAFWFETVGNDERFSVRLPEIEALHLVSYERLADPLAEAAFAAVRKQLEEDPASVDEELLQTMLSDAAADPANVDRHEALLLAIITLEHCDDVRALAVDATFELLADEPSALDRAALQALHEAATDDPAVLNDHVRDLSAYASQDSMYQAAATHCLMELADAGPASVLDAVPALEAAATAETAATQSYAVYALSCVAEAHPEEVFPASAALIEAMQSEDETVQTNALAALGKIASDYPDAAEPIVDELVTVLDTDAKRVRNNAIGLLGDLAQEHPTVVIEYADQIAARLEDNNIQARVNASIALQRAGEVDPAAIRAQQDRLEAALEDPSPEVRANVCSLIGNAYVSVPIETLVEVKENDLDETVRERAGWAISRLD, encoded by the coding sequence ATGCACGTGTTGGCGTTCGACCGAGACTGGACGGTAGACGTGAATCCGCATCCTCGGCGAGAAGCGGTGCCGTTGGAGTGGGTGCAGTACTGGGCACACAAGGCTGGTCACGAAGTCTGGGCGATCGGGAATCAGGATCTCGTAGAGGAAGCTGACATTCCGGGCACGGTGGAGTCGATTCGGCAGCGTGACGGACACGTTGATGCGCTCGGCGAACAGGACGAGTACGGGTACTACGAGTGGTGGCCTGAACGCGAGGAGCGTCTCCGGATTCTTGCGGAGTTGTTCCCGGACGCCGAGGGGTACATCGCTGTTGATGATCTCGATTTGGGGCATGTCGATGGCTGGGAGCACTACCACGCGTGGGATTTCGTTGAGTATGTCCGGCAAGGAGAACTCGGACTGTCAGCACCGCCTTCGACTGATCTGAGTCCGGATGGCGGGTTTGAATCTGGTGACGCAGTTCGAGACATCCTCGAAGAGGGATGCGTATTCGAGCTCACACACCGGACGGATGGTAAACAGAAGACGCATCTCGTCACACATTTCGAACCGGATCGTCCGTCGATGACGCCGTTGAAAGGCCCACCAGCGTTCTGGTTCGAGACTGTCGGAAACGACGAACGGTTCTCCGTTCGACTCCCCGAGATTGAGGCGTTGCATCTTGTCTCGTACGAACGCCTCGCTGACCCACTCGCGGAGGCGGCGTTCGCGGCGGTGCGAAAGCAACTTGAAGAGGACCCTGCGTCGGTCGATGAGGAACTGCTCCAAACGATGCTGTCTGATGCGGCCGCGGACCCGGCGAATGTGGATCGCCATGAAGCGCTCCTTCTGGCGATAATCACGTTAGAGCACTGCGACGACGTTCGGGCACTCGCTGTCGATGCAACGTTCGAGCTATTAGCTGACGAGCCGTCGGCGCTCGACCGAGCGGCGCTCCAAGCACTTCACGAAGCCGCGACAGACGACCCAGCGGTGCTGAACGATCACGTGAGAGACCTGTCAGCGTACGCGAGTCAGGACTCAATGTACCAGGCAGCCGCGACGCACTGCTTGATGGAGTTGGCGGACGCTGGTCCGGCGAGCGTTCTCGATGCAGTTCCCGCCCTGGAAGCAGCGGCGACCGCAGAGACAGCGGCAACACAGAGTTACGCGGTGTACGCACTCTCCTGCGTTGCAGAAGCCCATCCCGAAGAAGTGTTCCCCGCGAGTGCTGCCTTGATCGAGGCGATGCAGAGTGAGGATGAGACGGTGCAAACGAATGCGTTAGCGGCGCTCGGGAAGATTGCGTCGGACTACCCGGACGCCGCTGAGCCTATCGTGGACGAGCTAGTGACGGTACTGGACACCGACGCGAAACGCGTTCGAAATAATGCGATCGGGCTGCTTGGTGACCTCGCGCAGGAACACCCGACGGTCGTGATCGAGTACGCTGATCAGATCGCCGCGCGGTTGGAGGATAACAATATTCAGGCGCGGGTGAACGCGTCCATAGCGCTCCAGCGAGCAGGTGAGGTCGATCCCGCTGCGATTCGAGCACAACAGGACCGGTTGGAGGCCGCGTTGGAGGATCCGAGCCCGGAGGTCCGGGCGAACGTGTGCTCCTTGATCGGGAACGCGTACGTGAGCGTGCCTATCGAGACGCTTGTAGAAGTGAAAGAGAACGATCTGGACGAGACAGTGCGCGAGCGAGCAGGATGGGCGATTTCACGTCTTGACTGA
- a CDS encoding ADP-ribosylglycohydrolase family protein: MDLDRARGVLLGLACGDALGRPVEFTSVSEISAEHGRLDEMVGHGTWNQPAGTITDDTEQALCIARSLVEYQTFDPTDVADRFVAWYDSGPFDIGRMTMRSLSRLKHGDQWDEAGQHVWEQSREGQNAGNGSVMRCPPLVIPYVNDWDRLVEVSRQSSQITHADPRCTGGCAILNLTVAGLLDDADTPLQDALDYVGADASDELVAALRPLAHGDSPSKLETSGYVVHSLQTALHDGLFADSAEEAIVTAVNRGGDTDTIGAITGAVAGARFGASQLPDRWLGAIDETDELETLAEQLVEVA; this comes from the coding sequence ATGGATTTGGATCGGGCACGTGGTGTCCTCCTTGGGCTAGCGTGTGGGGATGCGCTTGGCCGGCCAGTCGAGTTTACGTCTGTGTCGGAAATCAGTGCTGAGCACGGACGGCTCGACGAGATGGTCGGGCACGGAACGTGGAACCAGCCCGCTGGGACGATCACGGACGACACCGAGCAGGCGCTGTGCATCGCACGAAGCCTGGTAGAATACCAAACGTTCGATCCGACGGATGTCGCTGATCGGTTCGTCGCGTGGTACGATAGCGGGCCGTTCGATATCGGCCGGATGACGATGCGGTCGCTCAGCCGTCTCAAACACGGCGACCAATGGGACGAGGCAGGCCAGCATGTGTGGGAGCAGAGCCGAGAAGGTCAGAACGCAGGTAACGGGAGCGTGATGCGGTGTCCACCACTCGTCATCCCATACGTGAATGACTGGGACCGACTCGTCGAGGTAAGTCGACAGTCCTCGCAGATCACGCACGCTGACCCACGATGTACTGGTGGCTGTGCGATCCTGAATCTCACAGTGGCTGGCCTCCTTGACGATGCGGATACGCCGTTGCAGGACGCACTTGACTACGTCGGTGCGGACGCATCTGATGAGCTCGTGGCGGCACTCCGACCGCTCGCTCATGGTGACTCTCCCAGCAAGCTGGAGACGTCGGGATACGTCGTGCATTCGCTGCAGACGGCACTTCACGACGGGTTATTCGCAGACAGTGCTGAGGAAGCGATTGTGACGGCCGTGAACCGCGGCGGTGATACGGACACGATTGGCGCGATTACGGGTGCAGTCGCTGGGGCGCGGTTTGGGGCGTCACAGCTTCCGGATCGATGGCTGGGTGCTATCGATGAGACCGACGAACTCGAAACGCTGGCCGAGCAACTCGTGGAGGTGGCGTAA
- a CDS encoding CBS domain-containing protein, producing MPRELYDCTAAELATHSVEHLQHDTLPSTAAEWLAENGYDAAPVYTNDDPIGFIHKDDVTTNDDGNTLDDHLTPLTIDYMISGDTSFTDVLSALIENPVYFLGGPNHVTGILTRADLNTAPARIYLFDRITYLEEHLRELILDKKPDWKTTPVTADELDDIQDRYEDAQAANVALAELHYAQFSTLEAIVTSVEACWQACSFSTKGGADSQLHDVTDLRNDVAHANLLVENTDSNEFLSSGRTTENLYDTLETINQVLTNLQEAGYAPETVEAHRTV from the coding sequence ATGCCCCGCGAGCTCTACGACTGCACCGCAGCCGAACTCGCTACCCACTCTGTCGAGCACCTCCAACATGATACGCTACCAAGCACCGCTGCCGAGTGGCTCGCTGAGAACGGCTACGACGCCGCCCCGGTCTACACGAACGACGACCCAATCGGATTCATCCACAAAGACGACGTCACAACCAACGACGACGGCAACACCCTCGACGACCACCTCACCCCGCTGACCATCGACTACATGATCAGCGGCGACACCTCGTTCACCGACGTCCTGTCCGCACTCATTGAGAACCCAGTCTACTTCCTCGGCGGCCCCAACCACGTCACCGGCATTCTCACCCGCGCCGATCTCAACACCGCCCCAGCACGCATTTACCTCTTCGACCGCATCACCTACCTCGAAGAACACCTCCGCGAACTCATCCTCGACAAGAAACCAGACTGGAAAACCACGCCCGTCACCGCAGACGAACTCGACGACATCCAAGACCGGTACGAAGACGCACAAGCCGCCAACGTCGCGTTAGCCGAACTCCACTACGCACAATTCTCCACGCTCGAAGCCATCGTCACCAGCGTCGAAGCCTGCTGGCAAGCGTGCAGCTTCTCGACGAAAGGCGGTGCAGACTCCCAACTTCACGACGTCACTGACCTGCGCAACGACGTCGCCCACGCCAACCTCCTCGTCGAGAACACTGACAGCAACGAGTTTCTCAGCAGCGGCCGCACCACAGAAAACCTGTATGACACTCTCGAAACCATCAACCAAGTCCTCACGAACTTGCAGGAGGCCGGATACGCCCCAGAAACAGTAGAGGCACACCGCACGGTGTAA
- a CDS encoding MarR family transcriptional regulator, with protein MISKAGLAVLDALSTGREATPAELAAETGYSREHLYDVLDELLAAGLLTETRGPSNQRRVRIAEHPVTEAYRTLQSEFSHVDWTELLSPATLRVCWYLDRPRHIADIADRLGITRQGVHSALSPLKHRALLSRSDSKYALRDEVSPLLAFARATVEHEHRARAREIAPSATIAWCDPKRSLVRVQTDEDTDALRTAPDWEMTGLGRFAAYGLQFFLAGEPPFWYAPDEELTPAEVVCHTLLLDSGSRRVSYSMLLIEAEDIDQETLVETARWYDLEPTVKALYRPLQGDFDRTDNLPVILPKKDEYIALKEQYGVS; from the coding sequence ATGATTTCGAAGGCCGGACTCGCCGTGCTTGACGCGCTGAGTACCGGCCGTGAAGCAACACCGGCGGAACTCGCGGCCGAAACCGGATATTCACGAGAACATCTGTACGACGTACTCGACGAATTGCTCGCAGCGGGATTGCTCACAGAAACCCGTGGTCCCAGCAATCAGCGTCGAGTCCGCATCGCGGAACATCCCGTCACCGAAGCGTATCGAACGCTCCAGTCGGAGTTCAGCCACGTAGACTGGACGGAACTGCTCTCCCCAGCCACACTCCGCGTGTGTTGGTATCTCGATAGACCACGACACATCGCAGATATCGCAGACCGACTCGGAATCACCCGACAAGGTGTCCACAGCGCGTTATCGCCGCTCAAGCACCGAGCACTACTCTCCAGATCCGATTCGAAGTACGCCCTTCGTGACGAAGTCTCGCCGCTGTTGGCGTTCGCTCGGGCTACTGTAGAGCACGAACATCGAGCTCGAGCCCGGGAAATCGCCCCCAGCGCCACGATCGCGTGGTGTGATCCGAAGCGATCCCTCGTTCGCGTGCAGACCGACGAGGATACGGACGCACTCCGAACAGCTCCGGACTGGGAGATGACCGGACTGGGTCGGTTTGCAGCGTATGGTCTACAGTTTTTCCTCGCCGGCGAGCCTCCGTTCTGGTATGCTCCAGACGAGGAGCTAACGCCTGCTGAAGTCGTGTGTCATACGCTCCTTCTGGATAGTGGATCCCGGCGCGTCAGTTATTCGATGCTGCTGATCGAGGCGGAGGATATCGATCAGGAGACACTCGTCGAGACCGCGCGGTGGTACGACCTGGAACCTACTGTGAAAGCGTTGTATCGGCCACTTCAAGGTGACTTCGACAGGACAGATAATCTGCCAGTCATCCTCCCGAAGAAGGACGAATATATCGCGCTCAAAGAGCAATACGGAGTCTCGTAA
- a CDS encoding IS630 family transposase (programmed frameshift), with protein sequence MDHLDEISVEELQDALDNVDEKKPTQRLLAASAYKNGVTQTELAEWYDVQRRTIYSWLKRLDTDESLEQAVSDDKRTGRKRKLSELQQEEFEETVHDPPEKVGIDAPAWTPALAQEYLEETYGVEYSLPSCRRLLKEAGLSYQKPRRSAAEADEDEQEAFHDELKKKRREMDATVVCIDQTKKSVQVEPRAAWFPRGTRPSVELSGQRDWTCLLGAITEDGDRFFSRFTEYVTAEHAKHFILALCKEFEDDLIVVLDGAPYFQASAVTDLAARDDLAFVTLPSYSPELNPVEECWRQLQKALSNRFFDSLDELTTAIDTALDKLSVPKISNYF encoded by the exons GTGGATCATCTCGACGAGATCTCCGTCGAGGAATTGCAAGACGCTCTCGACAACGTGGACGAAAAGAAGCCGACACAACGGCTCTTAGCGGCAAGTGCGTACAAGAATGGTGTAACGCAGACCGAGCTAGCTGAGTGGTACGACGTTCAGCGACGGACCATCTACAGCTGGCTCAAGCGACTCGACACCGACGAGTCGCTTGAGCAAGCCGTGTCTGACGATAAACGAACTGGGAGAAAACGTAAACTTTCAGAATTACAGCAAGAAGAATTCGAGGAAACCGTTCACGATCCACCTGAAAAGGTCGGGATCGACGCGCCGGCGTGGACGCCGGCGCTTGCCCAAGAGTATCTCGAAGAAACGTACGGCGTTGAGTATTCACTCCCGAGTTGTCGGCGGTTGCTGAAAGAAGCGGGATTGAGCTATCAAAAACCACGCCGTTCAGCCGCCGAGGCTGACGAAGACGAGCAAGAAGCGTTCCACGACGAGCTCA AAAAAAAGCGGCGGGAAATGGACGCCACCGTAGTTTGTATTGACCAAACCAAGAAATCCGTGCAAGTTGAGCCGCGTGCCGCGTGGTTTCCGCGCGGCACGCGGCCCTCGGTCGAGCTTTCAGGCCAACGTGATTGGACGTGTCTGCTGGGCGCGATCACCGAGGACGGTGATCGCTTCTTCTCTCGATTTACCGAGTACGTCACGGCCGAACACGCAAAGCATTTCATTTTAGCATTATGTAAAGAATTCGAAGATGACTTGATCGTCGTGTTGGACGGAGCGCCGTATTTCCAGGCGTCGGCCGTCACGGACCTAGCGGCCCGTGACGACCTCGCCTTCGTGACGTTACCCTCGTATTCACCGGAGTTGAATCCAGTCGAAGAATGCTGGAGACAGCTGCAAAAGGCTCTGAGCAACCGCTTTTTTGACTCGCTTGATGAGCTAACAACAGCGATCGACACCGCTCTCGACAAACTCTCTGTTCCTAAAATAAGCAATTACTTCTAA
- a CDS encoding type IV pilin — protein MRDSRDRAILWLGSLKRAIAPVVGVVLMVVLVIVLASVMSAMVASLGDRLEEPELDDSVIVFSSNLYR, from the coding sequence ATGCGCGACTCACGCGACAGGGCGATTCTGTGGCTTGGCAGCCTGAAGCGCGCTATCGCTCCTGTGGTCGGAGTCGTCTTGATGGTGGTTCTCGTCATCGTACTCGCTTCTGTTATGTCTGCCATGGTAGCCTCGTTGGGAGACCGGTTAGAGGAACCCGAATTAGATGACAGTGTCATAGTGTTTAGTTCAAATCTTTACCGGTGA
- a CDS encoding IS630 family transposase gives MGRLDDITLEELYDLKDQIDEGKPRERVLAAIGRKKGDQLDTLADRHGVVEKTIRNWLDRFKEEPIEQAPYDAPRPGGPAKIEGKDRERLFEQLQQPPTELGYDQQAWSAKLLLHHAKEEYGVEYHETYAYDLLKEAGLSLRTARPQHHEADPEEKTEFQETVEKNGPN, from the coding sequence ATGGGTCGGCTTGACGATATCACGCTCGAAGAACTCTACGATCTCAAGGACCAGATCGACGAAGGGAAGCCGCGAGAACGTGTTCTCGCGGCGATCGGGCGCAAGAAGGGCGATCAACTGGATACACTGGCTGACCGCCACGGTGTTGTCGAGAAAACGATTCGCAACTGGCTCGATCGGTTCAAGGAAGAACCGATCGAGCAGGCACCTTACGACGCTCCTCGACCAGGAGGTCCAGCAAAAATCGAGGGCAAAGATCGTGAGCGACTGTTCGAGCAGTTGCAACAGCCGCCGACCGAACTCGGATACGACCAGCAAGCGTGGTCAGCGAAACTCTTGCTTCATCACGCCAAAGAGGAATACGGCGTCGAATACCACGAAACCTACGCGTATGACTTGTTGAAAGAGGCCGGGCTGTCCTTGCGGACAGCACGGCCTCAACATCATGAAGCCGACCCTGAAGAGAAAACTGAGTTTCAGGAGACAGTCGAAAAAAACGGCCCGAACTAA
- a CDS encoding DUF2808 domain-containing protein has protein sequence MRYRVVFEIQDSDMEGDSLNEVRITVDGVDESMFTGVSKGDIEAFEVEKTDGTVLDIEGDVEDDSNWAIQEGGSEIEITLSGSGYSNPSTGDTITIIFDGVDNPNDPGTYDISVTLNQDGDKQSGELKIIETYSNR, from the coding sequence ATTCGATACCGTGTGGTGTTCGAGATTCAGGACTCGGATATGGAGGGCGACTCGCTGAACGAAGTGCGTATCACCGTAGACGGGGTTGACGAGAGTATGTTCACGGGAGTCAGCAAGGGAGATATCGAAGCGTTCGAGGTAGAGAAGACGGACGGAACAGTTCTCGATATCGAAGGCGATGTTGAGGATGACAGCAACTGGGCGATTCAGGAAGGCGGGAGTGAAATTGAAATAACGCTTTCAGGAAGCGGTTACTCCAATCCCTCGACCGGTGACACTATTACCATCATCTTCGACGGCGTTGACAATCCAAACGACCCGGGCACATACGATATCAGTGTGACACTGAATCAGGACGGAGACAAACAATCCGGTGAGCTGAAAATCATAGAGACATATAGTAACCGTTAG
- a CDS encoding IS630 family transposase (programmed frameshift) — MDHLDEISVEELQDALDNVDEKKPTQRLLAASAYKNGVTQTELAEWYDVQRRTIYSWLKRLDTDESLEQAVSDDKRTGRKRKLSELQQEEFEETVHDPPEKVGIDAPAWTPALAQEYLEETYGVEYSLPSCRRLLKEAGLSYQKPRRSAAEADEDEQEAFHDELKKKRREMDATVVCIDQTKKSVQVEPRAAWFPRGTRPSVELSGQRDWTCLLGAITEDGDRFFSRFTEYVTAEHAKHFILALCKEFEDDLIVVSDGAPYFQASAVTDLAARDDLAFVTLPSYSPELNPVEECWRQLQKALSNRFFDSLDELTTAIDTALDKLSVPKVSNYF; from the exons GTGGATCATCTCGACGAGATCTCCGTCGAGGAATTGCAAGACGCTCTCGACAACGTGGACGAAAAGAAGCCGACACAACGGCTCTTAGCGGCAAGTGCGTACAAGAATGGTGTAACGCAGACCGAGCTAGCTGAGTGGTACGACGTTCAGCGACGGACCATCTACAGCTGGCTCAAGCGACTCGACACCGACGAGTCGCTTGAGCAAGCCGTGTCTGACGATAAACGAACTGGGAGAAAACGTAAACTTTCAGAATTACAGCAAGAAGAATTCGAGGAAACCGTTCACGATCCACCTGAAAAGGTCGGGATCGACGCGCCGGCGTGGACGCCGGCGCTTGCCCAAGAGTATCTCGAAGAAACGTACGGCGTTGAGTATTCACTCCCGAGTTGTCGGCGGTTGCTGAAAGAAGCGGGATTGAGCTATCAAAAACCACGCCGTTCAGCCGCCGAGGCTGACGAAGACGAGCAAGAAGCGTTCCACGACGAGCTCA AAAAAAAGCGGCGGGAAATGGACGCCACCGTAGTTTGTATTGACCAAACCAAGAAATCCGTGCAAGTTGAGCCGCGTGCCGCGTGGTTTCCGCGCGGCACGCGGCCCTCGGTCGAGCTTTCAGGCCAACGTGATTGGACGTGTCTGCTGGGCGCGATCACCGAGGACGGTGATCGCTTCTTCTCTCGATTTACCGAGTACGTCACGGCCGAACACGCAAAGCATTTCATTTTAGCATTATGTAAAGAATTCGAAGATGACTTGATCGTCGTGTCGGACGGAGCGCCGTATTTCCAGGCGTCGGCCGTCACGGACCTAGCGGCCCGTGACGACCTCGCCTTCGTGACGTTACCCTCGTATTCACCGGAGTTGAATCCAGTCGAAGAATGCTGGAGACAGCTGCAAAAGGCTCTGAGCAACCGCTTTTTTGACTCGCTTGATGAGCTAACAACAGCGATCGACACCGCTCTCGACAAACTCTCTGTTCCTAAAGTAAGCAATTACTTCTAA